The following is a genomic window from Desulfosoma caldarium.
TAATGGTCACAACTTGATCCGAGGTGAGCTGTTGGAATTCGATTTTATCATTCGGAGTCTCCTGACCATCACCCGACGACGCCGTGGCCGACACGATGGTAAAGTACTTGGCGCCGGTAAGCGTCGATGCATTGACAGTTAGAGTGTCGCCACCTGAAGTGTTGTCATCAACGAATTTGATGTCGTAGCTTTCAATGCCATCGACGGAACGGCCCGCCGTGGACGTACCACCAGATCCGATGACGGCCGTCAGATCCATCTTGCTGCCGGTGGTGGCGCCAGAGATGATATCGGCCACACCCCACGTCGTCTCACCTGTATTTGACGACAAAACGGCTTTCACCACACCGTTGCCAACCGACTCAAAGGTATCCAGACCCGTGGTGAGCACAAAGGTCTCACCGGTCGTTGCGCCTTCGGACTCACTGATGACGTCGTCCATCTGCTGCTCCACCGCGGGCAGGTCACTGTCTTTGTCCACATTGTCCAAAATGGCGCTCACCTGGCTGCTCAGCGTCTGGGTCCATTCGATATTGTTCTCCACCAGGTAGTCGGTGAAGTATTCCGCCGCTTGGGCCTTGTTATAAATGGTGGCCCAATCGTCTGCCGAATCACCGTCCTGGTCCACCTGCGCCGCATTGATGATGTAGCCGATAAAGGCGCCAGGGCTGGAGTTCCCCGTCTTCAGCTCATTGACCCAGTAGGCCAGGCCATCGTCGTCCGGGTCCCGTTCCAGCAGATTCCGGTAAACCTGCGTGACAAAGCCCTCATACAAGGCATCGGAAATGGGGTAGCCCGGAAGATTGTAGACTATATTGAAATACGCGTACTGCGCCGTGGCTTCGGCTGACTGCGCAAAGTTTTCGGCCACGCCCTCCAGATCCAACTCACCACTGTTCACCTTACCGAGCCAGTAGGCCACACCGTCAGGGTCCCCGGCGCGCCCAAAATAGGCCACGTAAAATGCTTCAATCCATTGTTTGTTGGTCAATGCATCAGCCATACTTTCCTCCTCGCCTGGTTTTTCATTCCGTTCCAACAAAACATCGTTCAGCCCTTTCAAAAACCCCCTGTTTCTCTCGTGGCGGTTTCTCTTTTGGCATCACCCCTTTCTTTTTCAGCTTCATTCGTTCAATTTTTGTGCGCCTCAAGCGATGGTTCGATTTCCATGACAAGCCATTGTGCCTTCCCTATTGCCCCAGGGTCAAAGGGTTGTCAAGGGAAAAGCGCATCTTTTCCGGCACAGCGTTCTTTCCACCGCCGTACCTCAAGCAAAGGACGTGCCCCACATGCCAACGCCATGAACGCCCCACCATCACGGGCCTCAGCCGCCCACGATCTGGTCGCCAACGGCCATGACAAGGCGCACGCCACCACGGCGTCAACGCCACGGGGCCGGTTCGACCCCAAAAACAAAAGCACCGGCCATCAAACCCCCTGGTTGCCTTAGACCGTGCTTGGTTGAAACGAGCCATCGGCACGCTGCGGCGCGGGGCCACACCCACGATGGCGCCGTGCGCCGTTCTTTTAACAAGGGTTATCGGCCGCCCGGGTTTTTCCCAATGCCCCAAAACGGCACGACTTTGGTATAAACATGAATGGTCGGGGCCTCATACCTTTCTTAAGCCCCCGGCTGAAGGAAACGCACAAAAACACGATGGAACCCCTTCGCCGGCCGTCATGGCCGCGAAGAAAGCTTTAACAGAAGGATAACCGGTGATGACCCGTTGTAGCGCAGTGCCGGCCCGGTTGGCGGGCTCCTTTAAAAGATGGCTCGTTTTTGCGGGCGTCGTGGCCCCTTGGCGCGCGGCGCGGATCGGCCTGGTGCTGGCCCTTATGGTCCTCATGGTTCCCAACGTGGAAGCCCAAGAAACCGTGCCCCTGAATCTGGAAACGGCCACCCTCATGCGCCTCATTAACGAAGCGCGCACGGTACCCCTGGCCATGCTTCAGCGCGCCGGGATCGATGAAACGGCCGCTCGGCACGCCCTCGGACCCGATGCCTGGATGCTGGATACAGGCCTTCCTCCCCTGGCTCCCAATGATCTTTTGGCCGCTTCGGCCCGCTTTCACGCCGCCGATATGGTGGCCCGTGCCTATTATGATACTCGGTCTCCGGAAGGCCTGGGTCCCGAGGAACGGGCGGCCGCCCTGGGCTATGGGGTCGTTCGCGTGGACGAACTCTTGGGTCTTTTGGATCAGGTGGCCTTCATGGATGGTCTGGAAGCCGTCTGGACCGTGTTTCGCCAATGGCTTTTGGCCGACCTGGCCGCTTTTGATCCCGCGCAGCGACGTCTTTTTTCTCTATGGGCCACGGACATGGGGGTTCATTTTCAAGCCGTCACCGGCGTCGTGGACGGCCGGGAAATCCACGCCTATCTGGCCGTCTGCGATGTGGGGCGACCTCTGAAGATTTTTCCCATGGTGGTGGGGTCCGTGCGCCCGCACGGATTCACCGGGCCCTTTCTCGATCCCTGGAATCCGTTGACGGAACCCTTTTCCGTGCGGTGTCGCAGCGACGACGGCACCCTGTGGTGGGAAACGCGAACCGATCCTCTGGGCGGCTACATCTGTCCGGCCCTTTCTGAATGGCAGGCTGTGGTGGTGGAAGGGGTGAACCGGACCACGGGTCAGGTGGTGGCCGCCGAAAGGGCGGCGGCGGGGGACGTGCATGTGTGGTTGGATCTTTTTCCCACCAGATAAGGATTCTATGGGGCCAAAGCGTTCCGGTTTTTTTAAAGGAACACGCCGTTTCTTTTTCATCGAGCCATCACGCACCATGGCGTGGCACGTCCATTTCATCGAAAGGCGGACCCTGTGCGGATTCAATGGGGCCTGGCCGCACTGATTTTTGTCCTGTGCGCCTCGGCCCGTGGAGCGGAACCACCGGCCCGCACGGTGGTGGTCCTATCCCGTGAAATTCGGCCCTACCTTGTGGCCGTGGAAGCCTTGGAAAAGGCCATCCCCCACCCGGTGCAGCGCCTCTACCTGGAAGACGGCCCCTCTCAGATCACAGACACCCTTCGAGATCCCACCACCCCGCTTCATGCCGTGGTGACCGTGGGGCCGGAAGCCACCGATCTTGTGGCCGCATCGCAGCCCAACGCGCCCATTTTGGCTTTGATGGTCCTGCACGCTCCCGAAGCCCTTCAGGGCCATGCGCCATCGTCCGCCATCGTTCTCTCCATTCCGGTGGACGAACAGGTGGCGTGGATTCATCGCCTTTTTCCTCATGTGACCACCGTGGCCGTGCTTTCGGCCACCGAACCGCCTCGGGGCCCTCATGAGAGCATTGCCAATGGGCCATCCCCATCTTTTCCGGTTCGAACACTGCCTCTGGCCGTGACCGATTCCCCGGCCTGGGAACGGGCGCTTCAGAAAGCCGCCGCGGCATCGGCCCAGGCCGTGCTTTTTCTTCCGCATGGGCAGCTTTCGTCCACGGCCGTCATTCGCCACGTGGTGCGCCACGCCGTGCTTCGTCGGCTTCTTGCCGTGGGGTACAATCGATTGTTTTTGGAAGCGGGTGCCGCGGCGGCCTTTTTGTTTGATCCCGAAGCCACGGGCACGGCGGCGGCGCAGCTTTTAACGTCCCCCGGCTGGGGTCGGGATTCCATGGTGATGCATGCCCCTTACCGCGTGGTGCTTCGAGCGTCCACGCTACGGCATCTGCATCTCAAGGTCCCCGATCCTTTGCCTTTGAAGGTTTTTGTGGAATAAAGGACGTGGCCGGCCCACCCGCGCGGGGTGCACCGGCCCATTGGGCACAGCCATGCATGGCCAGATTGGGCAACGCGACGACATGACGGATGAGACGTTTCGACCTTCGGCATCTTCTCCGGCGGCAACAAAGCGGCCTTCGGTCTTGGCGCGGGTTTTTCGTGGACGTCGCCCGGTGGAACCTTCCATTGGCGCCGCAGGGCCCATGAAGCCCTCTTTGGCCCGGCGTCTGACCCTGGCCGGAGCGATCCTCATTACCGTCACCGCCTCGGCCGTGGCCACGCTGGGTTTTCGAACCACATCGGCTTTCCTTACCGCCCGCTACCAAGAACACCTGCGCGTGCTGGCCCAATACGCGGCCTTGCACACGGAACTGGGGCTTTTGCTGCAGGATCCCGACGTCGTGCGATCCGCCGTGGAAACGCTGGTGGACCAGGCCGATTTGCAGGGGATCAAGGTGCTGGATGAAAAAGACCGCCCGGTTTACGTCCATCAACGGCATCCGTGGGTCGAAGACGCCAGGCTTCGCTGGGTGGACGTTCCCGTGTGGACTCGGGAAATTCAGAACACTTTGCCGGGTTTGGATACCGACACGGCGCCGCGGCGCATCGGCACGGTGCGCTTGGGCTATCGACTGGACACCCTTCAAGGACTGCTTCGGCAACTGGTGCTTCGGTTTGCCCTGTTCACGACGGGCCTCATTGTGGTGTCCGCCCTGGTCTACGGCGCCATCGCCCGCAGCCTTACTCACCCGCTCCGTCGTCTGGAAGCCGCAGCCCGTGACGTGGCCCAGGGGCACCTTGCCGTGCGGGCACCTCAAAGCGGCCTTCGCGAAACGGACCAGGTGGCCCACATGTTCAACGCCATGCTGGACGCCCTGGCCCGGCGCGAAAAGGATTTGGAACAGCTTAACGCCCGCCTGTGCCGCCGCGAAGCCCTGGCGGAAGTGGGGCGCTTTTCCAGCATGGTGGCCCATGAAATCAAAAACCCGCTGACCATTCTTCGCGGCAGCCTGCAGGTGCTGCAACGCCCGGATCCCGACGGCACGACCCACGACACGGCCCTTCGCTTCATGGAAGAAGAAGTGCGGCGCATGGATCGGTTGGTTTCGGATTTTCTGCTCTTTGCCAAACCCGTGGTGGCCGATCGACGGCCGGGAAATTGGGTGGCGTGGCTGCAAAAGGCCTCCGAAAAAATGCGGCTTTTGGCCGAAGGGGGCGATCGGCTGCACGTGGAAATCACCGGGGAAGGTCACGTGGCCGGCCGCTTTGATGCGGCGCTCATGGAAACGGCCCTGGGCCATTTGGTGCGAAACGCCCTGGAAGCGACGCGCCAAGGGGGCCTGGTGCGCGTGAAAAGCTGGACGGAACCCCACGCCACGGCGGCACAGAGCCCCGATGGCCACACCGCCGAAAATTTCGAAAAAGACACGTTGAAGGACGCGGCGCCGAGGGATATTTCGGCCTCTCATCGGCACGCCTATTCGAAAAAGGGGATGGATGCGGGAGAACCCAACGCCCTTTTCGACGATGCCACCCGCCATCAAGCCATCTGGTGGTGCTTTGCCGTGGAAGATTCTGGGCCCGGCGTTCCGGAAGAACATCGAGAAAAAATATTTGAACCCTTTTTTACCACCAAAGCCAAGGGAAGCGGTTTGGGATTGGCCATGGTGCGGCGCATTGTGGAAGCCCACGGCGGCACGGTGTTCTGGACACCCGGGCTCGGCGGAAAGGGGTCTCGATTTGTGGTGCGGGTGCCCGCGGTCCTTCAGGTGTCATGACAATATGGGAACGATGAAAAAAAACACGGCCCCTCACGCGCGAAAAGACGGATCGCCGCCAAAGGTGGATGCCTTAAACGCATGCACACCGCGGCCACGAGGTCTCATGGACAAGATGAGCCCACGGCGCGGCCGAGTCACATTTTTGGAGCACCACTGGGGGTTTGGTTTTTGTGAAACCGTTGGCGTGAAGCGGCCTGATGTTCACTCGGAAGAATCCATGACGCAACGGCGGCGAATCTTTGGTCGCGTCGTGTTTCTTGTGGCCGTGGCCTT
Proteins encoded in this region:
- a CDS encoding CAP domain-containing protein, with the translated sequence MTRCSAVPARLAGSFKRWLVFAGVVAPWRAARIGLVLALMVLMVPNVEAQETVPLNLETATLMRLINEARTVPLAMLQRAGIDETAARHALGPDAWMLDTGLPPLAPNDLLAASARFHAADMVARAYYDTRSPEGLGPEERAAALGYGVVRVDELLGLLDQVAFMDGLEAVWTVFRQWLLADLAAFDPAQRRLFSLWATDMGVHFQAVTGVVDGREIHAYLAVCDVGRPLKIFPMVVGSVRPHGFTGPFLDPWNPLTEPFSVRCRSDDGTLWWETRTDPLGGYICPALSEWQAVVVEGVNRTTGQVVAAERAAAGDVHVWLDLFPTR
- a CDS encoding sensor histidine kinase: MTDETFRPSASSPAATKRPSVLARVFRGRRPVEPSIGAAGPMKPSLARRLTLAGAILITVTASAVATLGFRTTSAFLTARYQEHLRVLAQYAALHTELGLLLQDPDVVRSAVETLVDQADLQGIKVLDEKDRPVYVHQRHPWVEDARLRWVDVPVWTREIQNTLPGLDTDTAPRRIGTVRLGYRLDTLQGLLRQLVLRFALFTTGLIVVSALVYGAIARSLTHPLRRLEAAARDVAQGHLAVRAPQSGLRETDQVAHMFNAMLDALARREKDLEQLNARLCRREALAEVGRFSSMVAHEIKNPLTILRGSLQVLQRPDPDGTTHDTALRFMEEEVRRMDRLVSDFLLFAKPVVADRRPGNWVAWLQKASEKMRLLAEGGDRLHVEITGEGHVAGRFDAALMETALGHLVRNALEATRQGGLVRVKSWTEPHATAAQSPDGHTAENFEKDTLKDAAPRDISASHRHAYSKKGMDAGEPNALFDDATRHQAIWWCFAVEDSGPGVPEEHREKIFEPFFTTKAKGSGLGLAMVRRIVEAHGGTVFWTPGLGGKGSRFVVRVPAVLQVS